In Cloacibacterium caeni, a single window of DNA contains:
- a CDS encoding alpha-2-macroglobulin family protein yields MKKLTQIFILLFLIWNITPMKAQKYYDQQWKKISENYKKGTYKSNLPLILDIQKRAISEDNAIQLIKSLKAELSVIDLTEDDTQNDTASQFFKKLQSFDQKLKGEQKLVFQVLLGDFFQDYYDENQWKINQKTNVNTGEKQDFSQIETWSKLDFKNYFAQHFSEISKQDAALQKITISKYAEIFDEVEDIVYFPSFFDYKSMQYVDYLQSNYYFTKNELKENQPKILGIYDALIAKNSGNAQLYFKHQKLNDECAFTNCKNKQEHLISLYNSATEGDYKVLIAQEIISSLQGEQKFDEALSWIEKVKKAYPKSKFLENIKNQENQIKQPFVNIKFETSTLPNQPIHLIAEYKNTSQFSLNIYEVKSDYQGFLKYIYNSWNKDYFSQLKKTLVKKETFPLKNFKDYTSHKTSLEIAPLPSGIYVGEYLVDGNVQDHFYFIAANSRIIFKNKSDQQIFENELQLVLRNNGKILPKENLEFYEYVAQQNIEKSAGVTDAKAGFKIPENDKKRYYRYVLVRQPSTNDVNLLQVYGNQYDTSFNTRNEVEQAQIFLDRAIYRPGQTVYFKVIGTAFSSETNKEKVTPKVKLNITLKDTNGEEISTQTLTTNEFGSVNGSFTLPQGKLNGQFSIEVDNDDDEVTDYVMDGYKSFRVEDYKRPKFEVSFEPVKQEYQYGQTIELQGKAMMFSGVPLNNATVNYEIKKQNIRWRYFWWYPRGNDNENSILGEVKTNEKGEFTIKIDLKKDETLEGIQIDNYQINASVTDINGETQSDQTNLKVASVSHYISLSEANTSTPLSVTDYFTDENIKFKVETKNYNDQILKKSYTAKLSKLSPQERVFRTNFESEIQNAPFFSKEVFVQKFPHDYFDKSEKENRIEKVIFEKTPDSKIIRMTSVNSELINQQGTATDFEIGKLSAGKYKLELFNIEGKDTIKTEKIFEVFDKAKLSENQKPFLKVIPEKSEYNRTEKAKFYVYSAIPDALVNVYVQNGDGKTQFEQLPIKNGILVYEVPLPKDESIENLNVQFQMIAFNDVQTVSQDVKISSDKKPLKIELVTFRDKLQPNSKEKWSVKISGSSTSLTDQITAEVLANMYDKSLDQFAVNTYSWQSLYSKPYWISQYGINENLDQKYYSKRLKYFNNFGVNRPDFDWFDGGITYQLRGRANGLIITESAVPSANVKIRGMASMKAEAVTDSVKTKNIEEVVTVAYGRKKENLEKIPVRQNLNETAFFYPNLMTDKDGNVSFEFTSPEALTQWKLMFLAHTKNAQVATLEKTVVTQKEFSVTPNYPRFLREGDELVFKSKLSNLTTQQLKGFAKLQILDAFTNEDITEKFGINQLNAAAGYNVEQSFTLNANGSTTVQWNVKVPNGVSSIIIKNVATSTSLSGQGKFSDGEQKAIAVLPNRMLVTDAVPVFVKEGQTKTFVLQNLKNNQSKTATNVSNTLELTTNPIWEVIFALPSLKNDNNLSADVVFNKWFADVLASEIFKANPKLKTVFDEYQSKGLLNSNLEKNQELKQLLLEETPWVLDAKNETEQMAKLARLFDANNMRNSINDDWSELKKLQNPDGGFSWYAGYPSSYYNSLYILKNLGRINEWLKGNLADYQSSEQKEMVSQLVKYVDNEVSRYFDVKAVAERSRSNVWSNYALDYLDTRHYWEKEYPLKGDGKKMKDLVISKAKTAKITDFTFFGLHRAALLFDAYNLKDVSKKLMTYLKETSVQSETQGVYWKQNLNDWGWYSSKTVNHAGALEAFNKLTTDQNFVEEMKIWLITQKEVSNWDTSRSTAEVIYTILNSGKSWTSAESDKATIIWGGKELTNPDTKATGYVKSAVNSDKIDKNLATVTITKPGAGIVQGGLFWQYYEDLDKIKSSETYISITKELYKKVKTVNGEELQKITENAPLKIGDKVTVRMILNTDRNMEFIHLKDMRAAGFEPVDVLSGYQWKNNLGYYQVTKDASTNFYIEYMPKGKYVFEYDYICNVAGTFSNGITTMQNYYAPQMNAHTQGTQVSISE; encoded by the coding sequence ATGAAAAAACTAACCCAAATCTTCATTTTACTATTCCTCATTTGGAATATTACTCCTATGAAAGCTCAAAAATACTATGACCAACAATGGAAGAAAATTTCTGAAAATTATAAGAAAGGAACTTATAAATCTAATCTTCCGCTCATTTTAGACATTCAGAAACGTGCAATTTCAGAAGACAACGCGATTCAATTGATTAAATCTTTGAAAGCGGAATTAAGTGTGATAGACCTTACCGAAGATGATACTCAAAATGATACTGCTTCTCAATTTTTCAAAAAATTACAATCTTTTGACCAAAAATTAAAAGGCGAACAAAAATTGGTTTTTCAAGTATTGTTGGGAGACTTTTTTCAAGATTATTACGATGAAAATCAATGGAAAATTAACCAAAAAACGAATGTAAACACTGGCGAAAAACAAGATTTTTCTCAAATCGAAACATGGAGCAAATTAGATTTTAAAAATTATTTTGCCCAACATTTTTCTGAAATTTCAAAACAAGATGCAGCGTTACAAAAAATCACCATTTCAAAATATGCAGAGATTTTTGATGAAGTAGAAGATATCGTTTATTTTCCTAGCTTCTTTGATTATAAATCAATGCAATATGTTGATTATCTTCAAAGTAATTATTATTTTACTAAAAATGAACTGAAAGAAAATCAGCCTAAAATTTTAGGAATTTATGATGCGTTGATTGCTAAAAATTCAGGAAATGCGCAATTGTACTTCAAGCATCAAAAACTGAATGATGAATGTGCTTTTACCAACTGTAAAAACAAGCAAGAACATTTAATTTCTCTTTATAATTCTGCAACAGAAGGCGATTATAAAGTTTTAATCGCTCAAGAAATTATTTCCAGTCTTCAAGGAGAACAAAAATTTGATGAAGCGCTTTCTTGGATTGAAAAAGTGAAAAAAGCCTATCCAAAATCCAAATTTTTAGAAAACATCAAAAATCAGGAAAATCAAATCAAACAGCCTTTTGTCAATATAAAATTTGAAACGTCCACTTTGCCGAATCAACCGATTCATTTGATTGCAGAATACAAAAATACTTCACAGTTCTCTCTCAATATCTATGAAGTGAAATCTGATTATCAAGGCTTTTTGAAGTATATTTATAATTCTTGGAACAAAGATTATTTTTCTCAACTCAAGAAAACTTTGGTAAAAAAAGAAACTTTTCCTTTGAAAAATTTCAAAGATTACACTTCTCATAAAACTTCGCTGGAAATTGCGCCACTTCCTTCGGGAATTTACGTGGGAGAATATTTGGTAGATGGGAATGTTCAAGACCATTTTTACTTTATTGCCGCTAATTCTAGAATTATTTTTAAGAATAAATCAGACCAACAAATTTTCGAAAACGAATTGCAATTGGTACTCAGAAATAATGGGAAAATTTTACCAAAAGAAAACTTAGAGTTTTATGAATATGTTGCTCAACAAAATATAGAAAAATCTGCGGGAGTTACAGATGCTAAAGCTGGTTTCAAAATTCCAGAAAATGATAAAAAACGCTATTATCGCTATGTTTTGGTGCGTCAACCTTCTACCAATGATGTGAATCTTTTGCAAGTCTATGGCAATCAGTATGATACTTCTTTTAACACTAGAAATGAAGTAGAACAAGCGCAAATTTTCTTAGATAGAGCAATTTACAGACCTGGACAAACCGTTTATTTTAAAGTGATTGGAACCGCTTTTAGCAGTGAAACCAACAAAGAAAAAGTAACGCCAAAAGTGAAGTTGAATATCACTTTGAAAGATACAAATGGCGAGGAAATTTCTACGCAAACATTGACTACTAATGAATTTGGTTCTGTGAACGGAAGTTTTACGCTTCCACAAGGAAAACTGAACGGACAATTTTCTATAGAAGTTGATAATGACGATGATGAAGTCACAGATTATGTGATGGACGGCTATAAAAGTTTCCGAGTGGAGGATTATAAACGTCCGAAATTTGAAGTAAGTTTTGAACCGGTAAAACAAGAATATCAGTACGGACAAACCATTGAATTGCAAGGAAAAGCCATGATGTTTTCGGGAGTTCCGCTCAATAATGCTACCGTAAATTATGAAATCAAAAAACAGAATATTCGTTGGAGATATTTCTGGTGGTATCCTCGTGGAAATGATAACGAGAACTCAATTCTTGGCGAAGTAAAAACCAATGAAAAAGGTGAATTTACCATAAAAATTGACCTTAAAAAAGATGAAACTTTAGAAGGAATTCAGATTGATAATTATCAAATCAATGCTTCTGTTACCGATATTAACGGAGAAACGCAATCTGACCAAACCAATCTGAAAGTGGCTTCGGTTTCGCATTATATTTCACTTTCAGAAGCGAACACTTCGACTCCGCTCAGTGTGACAGATTATTTTACGGATGAAAATATAAAATTTAAAGTTGAAACTAAAAATTACAACGACCAGATTTTAAAGAAAAGTTACACCGCAAAATTGTCAAAATTATCACCTCAAGAAAGAGTTTTTAGAACCAATTTTGAGAGTGAAATTCAGAATGCCCCTTTCTTTAGTAAAGAAGTTTTTGTGCAAAAATTCCCACATGATTATTTTGATAAATCGGAGAAAGAAAATAGAATAGAAAAAGTAATTTTTGAAAAAACTCCAGATTCTAAAATTATTAGAATGACAAGTGTTAATTCTGAACTAATTAATCAGCAAGGAACTGCAACTGACTTTGAAATAGGGAAATTATCAGCAGGAAAATACAAACTAGAGCTTTTCAACATCGAAGGAAAAGATACCATCAAAACGGAGAAAATTTTTGAAGTTTTTGATAAAGCTAAACTTTCTGAAAATCAAAAGCCTTTCTTAAAAGTAATTCCTGAAAAATCTGAATACAATAGAACTGAAAAGGCTAAATTCTACGTTTATTCAGCCATTCCAGATGCTTTGGTCAATGTATATGTTCAAAACGGTGATGGGAAAACACAGTTTGAGCAATTGCCGATTAAAAACGGAATTTTAGTTTACGAAGTTCCACTTCCGAAAGATGAAAGCATAGAAAATCTGAATGTTCAGTTTCAAATGATTGCTTTCAATGATGTGCAAACTGTTTCGCAAGATGTGAAAATTTCTTCGGATAAAAAGCCTTTGAAAATAGAATTGGTAACATTTAGAGATAAATTACAACCGAATTCCAAAGAAAAATGGAGTGTGAAAATTTCTGGTAGTTCGACTTCGCTCACCGACCAGATTACTGCCGAAGTTCTAGCGAATATGTATGATAAATCTTTAGACCAATTTGCGGTAAATACTTATTCTTGGCAAAGTCTTTACAGCAAACCTTATTGGATTTCTCAATACGGAATTAATGAAAATTTAGACCAAAAATATTACAGTAAAAGACTGAAATATTTTAATAATTTCGGCGTGAATAGACCGGATTTTGATTGGTTTGATGGAGGAATTACTTACCAATTAAGAGGAAGAGCTAATGGCCTTATTATTACTGAAAGTGCAGTTCCTTCCGCAAATGTCAAAATTAGAGGAATGGCTTCAATGAAGGCAGAAGCTGTAACAGATTCCGTAAAAACTAAGAATATTGAAGAAGTAGTAACAGTAGCATATGGAAGGAAAAAAGAAAATTTAGAAAAAATTCCAGTTCGTCAAAATCTCAACGAAACTGCATTTTTCTATCCTAATTTAATGACAGACAAAGACGGAAATGTATCGTTTGAATTTACATCTCCAGAAGCACTTACACAATGGAAATTGATGTTTCTAGCACATACCAAAAATGCACAAGTTGCCACTTTAGAAAAAACGGTGGTTACACAAAAAGAATTTTCGGTAACACCTAATTATCCTAGATTTTTGAGAGAAGGCGATGAATTGGTTTTCAAATCTAAATTGAGCAATTTAACGACTCAACAACTCAAAGGTTTTGCGAAATTGCAAATATTAGACGCTTTCACCAATGAAGATATTACTGAAAAATTTGGAATTAACCAGTTAAATGCAGCTGCTGGTTACAACGTAGAACAATCATTTACACTCAATGCAAATGGAAGCACAACCGTTCAATGGAATGTAAAAGTTCCGAATGGTGTTTCTTCTATTATCATTAAAAACGTAGCCACTTCGACTTCGCTCAGTGGACAAGGAAAATTTTCTGATGGTGAACAAAAAGCAATCGCAGTTTTGCCAAATAGAATGTTGGTAACAGATGCAGTTCCGGTTTTTGTGAAAGAAGGACAGACCAAAACATTTGTTTTACAAAATTTGAAAAATAATCAATCTAAAACAGCGACAAATGTATCCAATACTTTAGAATTGACGACCAATCCAATTTGGGAAGTGATTTTTGCGTTGCCAAGTCTTAAAAATGACAATAATCTTTCTGCGGATGTGGTTTTCAATAAATGGTTTGCAGATGTTTTGGCGTCTGAAATTTTCAAAGCCAATCCAAAACTGAAAACCGTTTTTGATGAATATCAATCTAAAGGTTTACTCAATTCAAATTTGGAGAAAAATCAAGAGTTGAAACAATTATTGTTGGAAGAAACACCTTGGGTTTTAGATGCTAAAAACGAAACCGAACAAATGGCGAAATTGGCAAGATTGTTCGATGCGAATAATATGCGAAATTCCATCAACGACGATTGGAGCGAACTGAAAAAATTGCAAAATCCTGATGGCGGTTTTTCTTGGTATGCCGGTTACCCAAGTTCATACTATAATTCATTGTATATTTTGAAAAATTTAGGCAGAATTAATGAATGGTTGAAAGGAAATTTAGCAGATTATCAATCTTCTGAACAAAAAGAAATGGTTTCTCAATTGGTGAAATATGTGGACAATGAAGTAAGCAGATATTTCGATGTAAAGGCGGTTGCTGAGCGTAGTCGAAGCAATGTTTGGAGTAATTATGCGTTGGATTATCTGGACACTCGTCATTATTGGGAAAAAGAATATCCGTTAAAAGGTGATGGCAAGAAAATGAAAGATTTAGTGATTTCAAAAGCGAAAACTGCAAAAATAACCGACTTCACTTTCTTTGGTTTACATAGAGCAGCATTACTTTTTGATGCGTACAATTTGAAAGATGTTTCTAAAAAATTAATGACTTATCTGAAAGAAACTTCTGTACAAAGCGAAACACAAGGCGTTTATTGGAAACAAAATCTCAACGATTGGGGTTGGTATTCTTCTAAAACTGTAAATCACGCTGGTGCTTTGGAAGCGTTTAATAAATTAACTACTGACCAAAATTTTGTAGAAGAAATGAAAATTTGGCTCATCACACAGAAAGAAGTTTCCAATTGGGATACTTCCAGAAGTACAGCAGAAGTGATTTACACGATTCTCAATTCTGGAAAATCTTGGACTTCAGCGGAAAGCGATAAAGCCACCATCATTTGGGGCGGAAAAGAACTTACCAATCCTGATACAAAAGCAACGGGTTATGTGAAATCAGCAGTGAATTCAGATAAAATAGATAAAAATTTAGCCACAGTAACCATTACAAAACCAGGAGCTGGAATTGTTCAAGGTGGTTTATTCTGGCAATATTATGAGGATTTAGATAAAATTAAATCTTCGGAAACTTATATTTCTATTACCAAAGAATTGTACAAAAAAGTGAAAACGGTAAACGGTGAAGAATTGCAGAAAATTACAGAAAATGCTCCTCTTAAAATTGGGGATAAAGTTACGGTCAGAATGATTCTGAACACCGATAGAAACATGGAATTTATTCATCTGAAAGATATGAGAGCGGCAGGTTTTGAACCAGTTGACGTACTTTCTGGCTATCAATGGAAGAATAATTTGGGTTATTATCAAGTCACCAAAGATGCTTCCACTAATTTCTACATCGAATACATGCCGAAAGGAAAATACGTTTTTGAGTATGATTATATTTGTAATGTAGCAGGAACGTTCAGCAACGGAATTACAACGATGCAGAACTATTATGCTCCGCAAATGAACGCTCATACACAAGGAACGCAAGTTTCTATTTCAGAATAA
- a CDS encoding HlyD family secretion protein, which produces MKNYIVISLFLVTLLSLGACKNETPQKLTEGKTKKEIVSFAPKVTGRILKIYVEEGQTVKAGDTLAMLDVPEVSAKIAQAKGATAAAAAQAQMAKNGATADQLRQLRAKQKGLAEQYQYAQKSFRRAQNMYKDSLLSPQNYDEAFAKLQAAKAQYEAANAELRDVEIGTRLEKIEMAIGQENQARGVLQEANVAYSERYIIATNDMEIETISLNVGELATAGYALFNGYIPNSTYFRFTIPESKISKYQKGMTVNMKSTYGNQEFSGKIVSIKQLTKYADITTAFPDYQPDDAVYEIKVIPTDRAKVNNILVNSSVTLK; this is translated from the coding sequence ATGAAAAACTATATTGTAATATCTTTATTTTTAGTAACCTTACTTTCTCTCGGAGCTTGTAAAAATGAAACTCCACAAAAATTAACCGAAGGAAAAACCAAAAAAGAAATTGTTTCTTTTGCGCCAAAAGTTACAGGTAGAATTTTAAAAATTTATGTAGAAGAAGGACAAACTGTAAAAGCAGGAGATACGCTCGCAATGTTAGACGTTCCAGAAGTTTCTGCGAAAATTGCTCAAGCAAAAGGAGCAACTGCCGCTGCCGCCGCACAAGCACAAATGGCAAAAAATGGAGCAACTGCAGATCAACTTCGTCAGTTACGAGCCAAACAAAAGGGTTTAGCGGAACAATATCAGTACGCTCAAAAATCCTTTAGAAGAGCGCAAAATATGTACAAAGACAGTCTGCTTTCTCCACAAAATTATGATGAGGCTTTCGCAAAATTACAAGCCGCAAAAGCTCAATATGAAGCTGCAAACGCAGAATTGCGCGATGTGGAAATCGGTACAAGATTAGAAAAAATAGAAATGGCGATAGGTCAAGAAAATCAAGCGAGAGGTGTTCTTCAGGAAGCTAATGTTGCCTATTCTGAAAGATATATTATCGCAACCAATGATATGGAAATTGAAACTATTTCTCTAAATGTAGGCGAATTGGCAACTGCTGGTTATGCACTTTTCAACGGTTATATTCCGAATTCGACTTATTTCCGTTTTACCATTCCAGAAAGTAAAATTTCTAAATATCAAAAAGGAATGACCGTGAATATGAAATCTACATACGGAAATCAAGAGTTTTCAGGGAAAATAGTTTCTATCAAGCAATTGACAAAATATGCAGATATTACCACTGCTTTCCCAGATTATCAACCAGATGATGCGGTTTACGAAATTAAAGTAATTCCTACAGATAGAGCAAAAGTGAATAATATTTTGGTGAATTCTAGCGTAACTTTAAAATAA
- a CDS encoding TolC family protein — MKNYKTLIFTAMMGFPLSFSAQTAPSLKELVDAAMSKDAAIEQQNLESKANGLDQQKLKDIFLPKVEISGKGEYLNATAKFLSPEIAIPAIKPIFPGAVFPEGTFNNNFTLSGFDAAAKVEAKALLYSGGKVKYLKQALTEKNNATQALQVKNQDEVITQISKAYDQFALVIESKKVLDESKKRLDANKKTAEKALGYGLITPYDYKKIELAQATLDSKMVEYEGKKELLITQLNVLTGIEKERIALIHPDLEKIDYLLTNETIENRAELKALDFGIKAIDAKIKAEKTWWIPKVQASTSLSYMGFYNTNLSSSKELMPGTGAKLDYDLTNLNLLPIFQAGIGFKWDVFDGNEGKHEVEKAKIEREILESKKSDTERKLQLNLANNQTNYNIANAQVDLKATAKQIAKNALTQAEKEFRYGLIKATQLIEAENDLEVAELDYQTAIFNQRRAAIELMKSTQNLNLEKL; from the coding sequence ATGAAAAACTATAAAACATTAATTTTTACAGCAATGATGGGCTTTCCTTTGTCCTTCTCTGCGCAAACAGCTCCTTCACTCAAGGAATTGGTAGACGCAGCGATGAGTAAAGATGCTGCCATAGAACAACAAAACTTAGAGTCTAAAGCAAATGGATTAGACCAACAAAAATTAAAAGACATTTTCTTACCCAAAGTTGAAATTTCAGGAAAAGGAGAATATTTAAATGCTACGGCAAAATTCCTTTCACCAGAAATTGCCATTCCTGCGATTAAACCTATTTTTCCGGGTGCGGTTTTTCCAGAAGGAACTTTTAACAATAATTTTACTTTGTCAGGTTTTGATGCAGCCGCAAAAGTTGAAGCAAAAGCGCTTCTTTATTCTGGCGGAAAAGTAAAATATCTGAAACAAGCTTTGACCGAGAAAAATAATGCGACTCAAGCTTTACAAGTCAAAAATCAAGACGAAGTCATTACTCAAATTTCTAAAGCGTATGATCAATTTGCACTTGTAATAGAATCTAAAAAAGTTTTAGATGAAAGCAAAAAACGTCTCGATGCCAATAAAAAAACAGCAGAAAAAGCTTTAGGTTATGGCTTAATCACTCCTTATGATTACAAAAAAATAGAATTGGCACAAGCTACTTTGGATTCTAAAATGGTAGAATACGAAGGCAAAAAGGAGTTGCTGATTACGCAGTTAAATGTTTTAACGGGAATTGAAAAAGAGAGAATTGCTCTCATTCATCCTGATTTAGAAAAAATAGATTATTTGCTTACCAATGAAACCATCGAAAATAGAGCAGAATTGAAAGCTTTGGATTTCGGGATTAAAGCCATTGATGCCAAAATAAAAGCAGAAAAAACCTGGTGGATTCCGAAAGTTCAGGCTTCTACATCGCTTTCTTATATGGGATTTTACAACACCAATCTTTCTTCATCTAAAGAATTAATGCCGGGAACTGGCGCAAAGTTAGATTATGATTTGACTAATCTTAATTTATTGCCCATTTTTCAAGCGGGAATTGGTTTTAAATGGGATGTTTTTGATGGTAATGAAGGAAAGCATGAAGTAGAAAAAGCAAAAATAGAAAGAGAGATTTTAGAAAGTAAAAAATCTGATACCGAAAGAAAATTACAACTCAATTTAGCCAATAATCAAACCAATTATAACATCGCAAATGCCCAAGTTGATCTAAAAGCGACGGCGAAACAAATTGCTAAAAATGCATTGACACAAGCCGAAAAAGAATTCAGATATGGTTTGATTAAAGCGACGCAATTGATTGAAGCGGAAAACGATTTGGAAGTTGCAGAATTAGATTATCAAACCGCTATCTTCAACCAAAGAAGGGCAGCGATTGAACTGATGAAGTCCACTCAAAATTTAAACTTAGAAAAACTATAA
- the recF gene encoding DNA replication/repair protein RecF (All proteins in this family for which functions are known are DNA-binding proteins that assist the filamentation of RecA onto DNA for the initiation of recombination or recombinational repair.) produces MIIKNLKIFNFKNHSEKSFDFSPEINCFVGNNGAGKTNILDALHYLSMAKSFLGNLDAQNILHDSDFFAIEAEIQGEEKNDIIKVQLPKEGKKIIKKNDKTYERIADHIGFLPSVMISPYDSNLISDGSESRRKFLDAMISQTDSDYLFALIQYQKTLQQRNALLKYFAKNRTFDLDSLEIYNEPLTKFGTQIFEKRQRFVASILPTIQHFYEIISKGNEKVTVIYESNLNEQNFEEILSENLEKDRVLTYTSRGIHKDDLRFEMNGNLIKKFGSQGQQKSFLIALKLAQIKRIKDITNKNPILLLDDIFDKLDDNRVSQLIELVNQQNFGQIFITDTHRERTESVVKRINEESKIFQI; encoded by the coding sequence ATGATCATCAAAAATCTGAAAATATTCAATTTCAAAAATCACAGTGAAAAATCATTCGATTTTTCGCCAGAAATCAATTGTTTCGTGGGAAATAACGGCGCTGGAAAAACCAATATTCTAGATGCGCTTCATTATCTTTCGATGGCAAAAAGTTTTCTGGGAAATCTTGATGCTCAAAACATTTTACACGACAGTGATTTTTTTGCGATAGAAGCAGAAATTCAAGGAGAAGAAAAAAACGACATCATCAAAGTGCAATTGCCCAAAGAAGGTAAAAAAATCATTAAAAAAAATGATAAAACCTACGAAAGAATCGCCGACCACATTGGTTTTTTGCCAAGTGTGATGATTTCTCCTTACGATTCGAACCTCATTTCTGATGGCAGCGAAAGCAGAAGAAAGTTTCTAGATGCCATGATTTCGCAGACCGATTCTGATTATCTTTTTGCTTTGATTCAATACCAAAAAACGCTTCAACAAAGAAATGCTTTGCTCAAATATTTTGCTAAAAACAGAACTTTCGACCTTGATTCGCTTGAAATATACAACGAACCTTTGACCAAATTTGGAACTCAAATTTTTGAAAAAAGACAACGATTTGTAGCGTCTATTTTGCCAACAATTCAACATTTCTATGAGATTATTTCAAAAGGAAATGAAAAAGTTACTGTTATTTATGAAAGTAATTTGAATGAACAAAATTTCGAAGAAATCTTAAGCGAAAACCTCGAAAAAGACAGAGTTCTTACTTATACTTCACGAGGAATTCATAAGGATGATTTGCGCTTCGAAATGAACGGAAATTTGATTAAAAAATTCGGAAGTCAAGGTCAACAAAAATCTTTCCTCATCGCTCTGAAATTGGCTCAAATCAAAAGAATTAAAGACATCACGAATAAAAATCCTATTCTACTTTTGGATGACATTTTTGATAAATTAGATGACAATAGAGTTTCTCAGTTGATAGAATTGGTGAACCAACAGAATTTCGGACAGATATTCATTACAGACACGCATAGAGAACGTACAGAATCTGTGGTGAAAAGAATTAATGAAGAATCGAAAATCTTTCAGATTTAA